The sequence below is a genomic window from Chiroxiphia lanceolata isolate bChiLan1 chromosome 8, bChiLan1.pri, whole genome shotgun sequence.
GGTGTTTTCCTTCTGATAAAGATAATGAAGAGCTTGCAAGGACTTGGTTTACAGCTCCTACACATGGTGTGTGTAGGCACTgtctccctggcacagggaatgcCAAACAGCTGTGTGACAAGAGCAGTGCAGCCAGCGGGGCACCTCACTGCGTGACATTTGTACTGTCTGAGTCCTCGTTGATACTctgagatgaaagaaaataggGGGCAAGGGGAATGGGAAATTAAATGGGAATAGGGACTGCAGGAAGGGATTCAAGGTGTTCTGGGATCTACCACCCTACAGAGCCTGTTTCAAGGGAGGAGGGCATGACACTGGGGGAGAGAGTCCAGGGGGGAAATAAACACTATGATCTCTCTTGTGGATTTAGGGTTTACTGTCAATCCTGCGCAAACTAAAAAGCACCCCGGACCAGGAGGTGAGAATCCTCCTCTTGGGACTGGATAATGCAGGCAAGACTACACTCCTGAAACAGCTGGCATCAGAGGACATCAGCCACATCACACCAACACAGGTGAGGAAGGCCTTTACCTCTCAGGGCAGTTCTTGCAGTCCCATCTGCCACCTTATACAAAGCACTGATGATTCAACAGTCTTTCAGTAAAagggggagcagctggagcctggTGCACCATTAAGTTTGTGTCTTTTCTGCCTAAGAGGAGGCTTCCTGAAGGAGCCAGAGAGCGTCAGGCCAGATCTGTCAGGTAGTGCAAAAGTGGATGAGTGCTGTGGAGTTCTGCAAAAGGCTTTTGGGTCATGCTAGGGTTGCATGGATGGGACTTTGTTCCTGTTGTCCTTGCCAAACAGGGGACATGTACAGTGGATGCTGCAGAACTGGGCAAGCCCCTGTCTCTTTGCATCTTTCACCCAGACAGCTCCAAGGGTCCTGCATATACCAGTGCTCCCTTCTCTAATGCCTCTCATCCCCTTTTATTGATCCTGAGGGTTGGGGAGAGGGATGTCTCCCATCAGAAGCACTGCAGCATCGTTCCAGAGGAGGTTGCTAGAGAGCTATGGGAGATGCTTCCCCCCACCCTGTAGCTGCCTCCCAAAGCTCCTAGCCCTGACACCCCAATTCCAAGCCCCAGTCCCCTGGGTGGTGTGGCAGCACGTTGCCAGCCCACGCCACATCCTGTTTTTCTACTTGAATGCACTTTCAGTTGGTGCTCTAATTGATGAAATGGACCCTTCAGACGTGCAGCTGTTGCTCTTTTAAGCCTGGCATTAGCTGTGTCGTGTCGAATTGAGCTGAGACCTCTGGCTTCATGTTAGCTGTGACTGTCTACTCAGCTTTCACAAGCTCAACCCTGCTTCTCACAGTGCCCTTGTTTTCTCCTTAtctgcagctctcccacctcTTCCTGCACCTACACTGCTACGCCCTCCCAGGGCACTAACTGCATCATATGTCTCCATAGCCATGACAGTGTTAACCCTTGACCCAGGAACGCTGGCAAACTGATGGTTTGGCggctgtgtttgcttttgcCAGTGTCTCTCCAACAGCTGATCCATCTTTGTGGCTGCCCAGCCCATCCTGCTGCACGTTGCAGGCATGGGATATATAAGGTGTTAGTGTCTGCCTGCGAACATGCTCCAGCCGTTCAGGCTTATGCTCTATGTGGCtttgtttctgctctttccagGGCTTCAACATCAAAAGTGTACAGTCTCAAGGCTTCAAGCTGAATGTATGGGACATAGGCGGACAGAGGAAGATCAGGCCATACTGGAGGAActattttgaaaacactgatATCCTTGTGAGTATTGGCTGCGGTTGAATGCCGTGTTCATGCAATGGCTTTCCAAGGTCTCAGCCAGAAATTCAGAAACAAGTAATGTAATGTCCCAGTCCTCAGCAACACCATTGCCATTGTAACAGGAGTTATTCTGAGCGAAATGGCAAGATTGGTTGGGTGcagtaagaaaaatacagtaatgtTTGGAGAAATCCTTCGGTTGTATGTTTTTACTTTCACAGGATGGTGCTGTTTATAGCCAGTTCCTTTCCTCTCATCTCAGTCTCCTCCAAATGAAAGAACATTAATAACTTGTACTTTACTCATCTATAGCTCCTTTCACTGGAGACTCTGAAGGCCTGTCATGGGCATTAGTGACTTAAGCCTCGTGTGTAAAGGTAGGTCAGTATGGTGTCCTTGTTTTATAGgtagggaaactgaggcacaacAATTGAATTCTATGTCTGCGTCAGATAGGAAAGCTTCTGACTGAGGGACACAGAGAGACCccttgtcttttcttttgctccttTAATCATAAGACTGTCTTTTAATGATTTCGACAACTTAGCTGTAATTACCTTACAAATAGCTGCAGATGAGTACAATTATATTTACAGTGCAGAACCTTTGTGTTTCCATGCCAGACCACATTGCCCTGGGACCCTCCAAGTGCTGTCTTGACCAGTTTCAAAGATTGCCTCTAGCCTACAGCCAGATATGCCAGGATGAAGGCAGGCTCGGGGCTCCAGGCCTCTCCCCACCCCAAGCAATGCTGCCTGTGGAAACAAAGAAGAGGCAAAGACTGCAGGGCTCCCATGGGAAAGCAGAAAACTCTCTCGGAAAGATgccctttctccctctgttgCGCACACACATACTCCCCATGTGTCAGGAGCTTCAGTGCACTTCCATGGAAGTATCAGTGCAAATAGGAATAGGACTCTCTACACCAAGGCTCATGTCCAGGTGCTGAAAGTCCTGGCTGTGCCCGGAGGTTTAGAAAACATTGTCCAAATGAAGCTGTTATTTAACCGTGACTAATAAACCCTTGGTAATTTCCTTTGCTGATCACCCTTTTTGAGCCTTAATTTGGAATCTGATGTTCAAGGGCAGCCACCACTGCATAAACCCAGTTGGTTGTTTTTGCAGAGCATAACGGAGAAATCTTTCTAGGGAAGAGGTCTGTGTTTGAGAAATGAGCATTGTGCTCCTCTGTGGCCATCGAGGAGAGAGACATGGCGTGGCTGTGAGGTGATTGTGCCCACTGAGCtcaagctctgctgctgtgtgtggcGGGGAGGCAGTAGGTGTGCAGATCAAAGTCAgccctgcaaagcagcagctctgggatctCTGCCTGCTGTGGCAGGTGCTCAGGCTGCAGAGACTGCGCAACCAAAAAATAGTATCTGGAAAACTCTGCTGGCAAAGGCAGTGAGCTATACTGGCCTGTGGGCTTCCACCCTTCCCAGTGTGTGCTGCATGGGAGGTGCAGAAATAAAGGTGAATTTGAAGATATCTTCAATCACATTTGAAGAtgaaagcagctgttttccctgcccccctcccaccccagtTAAAGCAATGTGCAGAAAAAACCCTTCTTTTCCTATGAGTAAGGAGATAGGTAGATAAAAGCAGAATCGGTTTGGGGGAAACAGTGGTGTGAATTCAGAGAAACAGCTGGTGCACAAATGGACCTGAGCACCCCTGCCTGCACTCCATGCTGACACCCAGTCCCGAAGTGGGAGATGTCAGCATGTTGGAGCAGTGCTTTGCTATGTCCATACACACCAAAACTGGGATCAAGTATATGCTGATGGCTCTCTCTGTCTTCTCCCAGTCCTCACCCCTGTTATAGCCAGTAATTTTACCCTCTGACAAACCTGGTGCAGGCTGTGCATCTTTAAATTGAACCACCATATCCCTCATGTTATTTCTTCATCCAGTCCTATCACGTGCAATTTCTGCCCACTTACTCCAGGTTGTGTTTTGGCATGTTTCTCAAAGGAGGTATCCAGCTTTACAGGGATTTCTTTCTCAAAGCTCCATTCTCCAACATGGTATTCAAACTGGCAAACTATGCTACCAAGCACCACAGCCAAAAATAGGCTCTTGAGTGGCCCAGGCCATAGAAGGAAGTTGGAGATGAGATACACTACAGTTCCCAGGACCCcctgtttctctcttctcctaAACTGTATTGCACAAAACAGAAAGGACCCTCTAAAGAGTATTAAAAAGCAGGAAGTGATTACAAATTCAAATCCATGCAGGTGCCTTTGAATGAGAGCTTGGTCTTGCATCACACACCTGTGATATTTGGAAGCTTAACCCAGGCAAATAAGGTGTGGATATCTGGCTGATTGCATATTCAGACAGGCACCTGCAGCTATTTGGCACAGTGCTCGCTGGTTTGGAAGTAGGCACTCGGCACATACTTTactttctctgtgcttttgttGCTTTTGCCCTGAGCACAGTTGTATCCAGTTCTCATCTTGCAAAATAGCTCCATAGCAAGGaacagagcagtgcaggagaAATCCTGGCTGGTTGGGACTTGGAGCTCTTCCTTCCCAGTTAGATAAGCACCGTAATCTGGGAGGTGCTGCCTTTCAATTGAGAAGTAGCACTTGACCATTGCGTTCACGTGTCACTGAACTTCCCCAGAGATATCCTGAGGGAGGGCAAATGACACTCCAGTCTCACCCCAGAACACaactgcagccctgcagctttttttggtttgtgtttccTACCCCAAATGGGATGCACGGGGGTATAATGCTTGGCAGGGGCGGAGAGGACGGGTGTAGCTGTTACAGTATTGGTGCACGTGCTTGGGATCACATTGCAGGGAGGGGCTGTGTGTCACGGTGTGCCCACGGGCCATTCGTTCCCCATCACATGGCACCGCGTGCTGATGCATCCCCACGCAGCTGCGTCCAGCCTGCCCGTGTCCCCCAGCCTCTGTCACTGCACATCAGCCCCAGGTGATCTGCAGAGGGGTCTGTGAGGTTTGCTGGGTTACCTCCTCAGGCCTAGCATACAGATTCTCCTGCTGCGTGTTTGGTCCTATTTCAAACAACTCGAGTGCTGCTCATTAAGGGAGTGCCTGTAGTTTAATAGATATTGCTGCTAGAGATCTTCCCTCCCCCTACTATTTGGTCGAAATTATCCTGGAAGCGTGGAGTCTTATGCTGAGACTGCCTGCAAGGATGCCATTTATCTTGATGGCGGGGTGCTGTGCTCATCTATTCCCTGAAAACGAGGCTGACACTTGCTCCCTGTAAGCCACCAAAGAGCATGCAGATGACATGCTAGCAGCTTCAATCACTGCTGATGGGGAATGGCAGGGACTGGAAGCAAAATGCTCAGTGTTTGTCACCAGTCCTGTCCCTGTCTGCCATCCCAGCACCCTTCTCCTTCGAAAACCTTCCTGTACCAAGCAATTAAAAAGGCATACGAGGCTATTCTTGCCTTACTGAggtttcccatttttttttggATGGTAGCTGAAAATGGAGTCTTACAGGATGGATCCAGCCCTCCTCCCCATCAACCATCTCCAGGAGGCTGCAGTAGGATTGCCTGACGGAGAGGAACTTGATGTCTCCAATACATTCACGTGTCCCCTGAGTGCTATTGTGTGCATTGGTGGCTTATTGAGGAGGTGATGCTGGAGGGCAGCATGGCGCAGTCACACCAGTGTGGTGCTGGTACACTTTGCTGGGGTGAAAGAACATGTCTAGCTCCCCAGATTTTGCCCTCCTGCATTCAGCTTCAGCTTGTAAGCCTGTCACTTGAAACAATACCAGAAGTCTCCTATTCTCTTTAGATAACAGAGGCTATGAAGATGGTGAGTGCATCCCCGTACTGCCCCCACCTCCTTTCTGATCCTACCCACGTGGCTGCCCACTCCCCCAACTTTCAAAGAGGTGGTTCCTCTCCTTTCAGAACATCATGAAGTTTTGTCAACATTTGCTATAAATAAGAGCAAGGATCTTTGTGCCCAAAAGCATAATTATTAGATTCAGCTCGCTTAAGCATGTGCTAGTGTGGAAGAGTGTCTTCTGGGAAGAGTAACTTTTcctgtcatttctttttcagatctATGTCATTGACAGTGCAGATAGGAAGAGGTTTGAAGAAACGGGTCAGGTAAGTTACTTATGCCCAGCTTCCTTTGAAGTAACTCAGTGCTCCTGAGTGGCCCTTGCTCACAAAAGTTAGAAAGAGGATTTTGTTGTTTATGAAGGAAATTTGCATTTCAAGGGACTTGCCTTTCAACATCAATGCAGATTATTTTGGTAGAtgtgaaacaaggaaaatagGTAGCCTAATTCCGTTTAAATAGAACGGTTTTCATTAAAGTTATACAATAATAGCAAATGGAGCCTAATACTGAAAGCAAGAACTTCTCTAAGTCCTTTAAACGTTGCCAAACCAAGACCCTGAGGAATCctattttcttatttacaaaattgaaatggaaatcaTATTGACTTGATTGTCTTTTGgatgtaattgaaaaaaaactaAGAACTTTCTAACTAGGACTGGCCAGAAAATAAGATTTCCGTTTTGCAAAGTTTTGATGTTTTGTAACATTTTATGTTTTAGGATGGAACAACAGTAGGACTTTTGAACTTTCTTTTGTAAAATTCAGAAAGTGACAGTGTCCCAAAATAGCTAGCAACAAATTTACCCCCCAAAAGGTGAGATTTAGATTAAAGCCCTCTGTTCTGCCTGATTTGAAGAAGGCACTTGATCTTTTGCCTCTCATGTATCATGGACACACCCCAACAGCAGAACTGTTGGTTGTTCTAGGAGTGGGGGCAATCTTCCCCTGCTGGAgctatttcattttatataagtaattaaatattcattgggcaaaagagagggagaggaagcagaagcTTTTAGAGCGCTTGCCCGAGTCAGGCGGAGTCAGCCAGGACCCCTCCTCATATTTCCACAAACACTTTTGGTTTCAATAAATCAACTGTGTCAGATGAAAGACCTATTTTGTTGAAAAATTCCCAGCCAGCTCTGTTTATAACTCCATTCTCTCATCCTGGTTTCCAAACCAAACATTGCTTTTGGGGGGATGGAGTCGTATTTCCACTGCAGTTTAGCATCTCCCTGACTGCACTCCTTTAATCCAAAAGTTTCTACCCAGTGGATAAAGGATGTTAGGACAGTATCTGTGAGCATGAGACCTTTCCAGCTAAATAAGGAGCCCATAAAAATCTCATGCATTCATCTGTCTGCAACGCCAGCAGTCCCTACAGGTTCAAGTTCTGCTGAGTTTGTCATACGTTCCCATAGGGAAGTGACTTGAGGCTGGGTGCTTGTTTCATGTGAGACCATTGCACAACCCTAGGCATGAAGTGTTTTAGCCATCATTGATCCACTGCAGATTCAGATTTGGGCTATTCAAAAAATCTCTTTGAGTCACCTGTTTTTGAATGAGCAAACCCATTCTTCAAGATGCCACCCAAAATGTGTGCCATGCCAAAATCCAGCTAGTAAAGCTGATTTAGTTTGTTTTCACCTAGCCAATGCCTTCAAAAGCATAAGCACTTTCTTATGGTAGGGAGATTTCCATTTTGGGGCGAGGGGGGAAAGTCCTCTATTGTTCAAACTGCAGTGTATAAAACTTGGAACAAACCCCTGAAACTCCTTATTAGCAAAGATATCGGGGCTGGTGTCAACGGTTGCTCAGGTACAAATGCCAGTCAAGCAATAACTTAAGACAGATTCCTCATACTGCCAATTTACATGGTTTTTACTGTTTCATCAGTTTTGGTCTCCTGGGATCAGGAACTGGTAAAACAGAGAGTTGTAGCCTTTAAGGCAACTGCTAATTTCAGAccaaaatgaagatttttctaACCTG
It includes:
- the ARL3 gene encoding ADP-ribosylation factor-like protein 3, with the protein product MGLLSILRKLKSTPDQEVRILLLGLDNAGKTTLLKQLASEDISHITPTQGFNIKSVQSQGFKLNVWDIGGQRKIRPYWRNYFENTDILIYVIDSADRKRFEETGQELAELLDEEKLSGVPVLIFANKQDLLTAAPASEIAEGLNLHTIRDRVWQIQSCSALSGEGVQDGMNWVCKNVSAKKK